A part of Candidatus Cloacimonadota bacterium genomic DNA contains:
- a CDS encoding T9SS type A sorting domain-containing protein, producing MSKNFFAILVVIILISMIVFIPHKQTRKKIIHPEFIEKPFGGKIKKEPKALPNEWSGYQRSYPYHTIKQTSYLNALDDAMEMHRKADNSRDYSWELSGPTNIGGRITDIEIHPNSPSTWYIGAASGGIYKTTNEGANWQNVFTDAPVISIGDIAIDPDNENIIYAGTGEANSSSQSFVGNGVYKSTDGGDSWEHSGLENSAYIGRIIVDYNDSQRIFAAATGTLFSPNAERGIYRSDDGGLTWDNKLFVTDSTAAIDLVQHPTYPNILYASMWERMRGRNYRRSGGYSSGIYKTTDGGDSWEELTNGLPDNEYVGRIGLAIAESNPDVLYAFYDQQPVYGYSFLGIFKTIDAGASWTQTNDGNIDDMNSSFGWYFGQIRVDPADENRVYALGVALCRTENGGDNWQVIADYGNTWEIHVDHHAMVIDEVTGRIVEGNDGGLYTSYDYGNNWEKINNLPLTQFYAIDVDYQLPERIYGGTQDNNTIRTNTGALDDWEAILGGDGFYCRVDHTNSNIIYAEYQYGQLHKSTNGGYNFNFIANQMDNDRTNWSSPLAMHPIDPEILYFGTYRVWKTENGGYYWEDMSGDITDGDDGTGYHTVTTININPTFPNMVIAGTDDGNVHVSNDNGENWTDVTAGLPDRWITRVAGDSFDENTIYVTVSGFRWDEPLPHVFKSTNLGQDWIDISSNLPELPINCIALDPEVYGRIFVGSDAGIFYTENGGDEWLSLSDGIPNVPIIDINIHNPSRTLTIGTYGCSSYKLDLNDITSSPQNNIPTSMAKLYQNYPNPFNPNTTISFSLQSSDARYAKIEIYNAKGQKVKSLDSAQFDGNGTYSTVWNGTDSNEKSVSSGVYLYRLLVKDQVVSAKKMNLIK from the coding sequence ATGAGTAAAAATTTCTTTGCAATTCTAGTAGTGATCATTCTAATTTCAATGATCGTTTTTATTCCACATAAGCAGACAAGAAAGAAAATAATACATCCCGAGTTTATAGAAAAACCTTTTGGCGGAAAGATCAAGAAAGAACCCAAAGCTTTGCCCAATGAATGGTCAGGTTATCAGCGTTCATATCCCTATCATACCATAAAGCAAACATCATATTTGAATGCTTTGGATGATGCAATGGAAATGCATCGAAAGGCTGATAATTCTCGTGATTATTCCTGGGAACTTTCCGGTCCCACCAATATCGGTGGACGAATCACTGATATCGAGATTCACCCAAACAGTCCTTCTACCTGGTACATTGGAGCTGCGTCTGGCGGAATTTACAAAACAACTAATGAAGGAGCAAACTGGCAGAATGTTTTTACCGATGCACCTGTGATATCAATTGGAGATATTGCAATCGATCCTGATAATGAGAACATCATTTATGCCGGAACCGGAGAAGCGAATTCCTCCAGCCAGAGTTTTGTAGGAAATGGAGTTTATAAATCTACCGATGGTGGAGACAGCTGGGAGCATAGCGGATTGGAAAATTCAGCTTATATCGGCAGGATAATTGTAGATTACAATGATTCACAGCGTATTTTTGCAGCTGCTACTGGAACTTTGTTCAGTCCCAACGCAGAACGCGGAATTTATCGCAGCGATGATGGCGGCTTGACCTGGGATAATAAATTGTTTGTAACCGATTCCACAGCTGCTATCGATCTGGTGCAGCATCCTACATATCCAAATATATTGTATGCCAGCATGTGGGAAAGAATGCGGGGCAGAAATTATCGACGTTCCGGTGGATATTCTTCGGGAATTTATAAAACTACTGACGGTGGCGACAGCTGGGAAGAACTTACAAACGGACTTCCCGATAATGAATATGTCGGCAGGATCGGGCTGGCAATTGCCGAATCAAATCCTGACGTTTTGTATGCTTTCTACGATCAGCAACCGGTTTATGGATATTCCTTTCTGGGAATATTTAAAACTATAGATGCCGGAGCCAGCTGGACGCAAACTAATGATGGAAACATTGACGACATGAATTCCAGTTTCGGCTGGTATTTTGGTCAAATTCGAGTTGACCCAGCCGATGAAAATAGAGTTTATGCTTTGGGAGTTGCTCTTTGCCGCACCGAAAACGGCGGTGATAACTGGCAGGTAATTGCCGATTATGGCAATACCTGGGAAATTCATGTTGATCATCATGCCATGGTTATCGATGAAGTGACTGGCAGGATCGTGGAAGGTAATGACGGCGGACTTTATACAAGTTATGATTATGGTAATAATTGGGAGAAGATAAACAATTTACCTCTCACTCAATTTTATGCTATCGATGTTGATTATCAGCTTCCAGAGAGAATCTACGGTGGAACACAGGACAATAATACAATCCGAACTAATACCGGAGCTCTGGATGATTGGGAAGCAATTCTGGGTGGAGATGGATTTTACTGTCGGGTCGATCATACAAATTCCAATATAATTTATGCCGAATACCAATACGGGCAACTTCATAAATCTACAAATGGCGGTTATAATTTCAATTTTATTGCCAACCAGATGGACAACGACAGAACGAACTGGTCTTCTCCTCTGGCAATGCATCCGATCGATCCTGAAATTCTTTATTTTGGAACGTATCGCGTCTGGAAAACCGAAAACGGTGGATATTACTGGGAAGATATGAGCGGAGATATCACAGACGGAGATGATGGAACAGGTTATCACACAGTTACAACTATCAACATTAATCCAACTTTTCCAAACATGGTAATTGCCGGAACTGATGATGGCAATGTTCATGTTTCTAATGATAATGGAGAAAACTGGACAGATGTAACAGCCGGTTTACCGGATCGCTGGATAACGCGAGTTGCCGGAGATTCTTTTGATGAAAATACGATCTATGTAACAGTTTCCGGATTCCGTTGGGATGAACCGCTGCCGCATGTTTTCAAATCTACAAATTTAGGCCAGGACTGGATAGACATTTCTTCCAATCTCCCTGAACTGCCTATAAACTGCATTGCTCTCGATCCCGAAGTTTACGGTCGAATTTTTGTCGGCTCGGATGCCGGAATTTTCTACACAGAAAATGGGGGAGATGAGTGGTTGAGCCTTTCGGATGGAATACCAAATGTTCCGATAATCGATATTAATATACACAATCCCAGCCGCACACTCACGATTGGAACTTATGGTTGCTCTTCTTATAAATTAGATTTGAACGATATTACTTCATCTCCGCAAAATAATATCCCAACATCTATGGCAAAATTATACCAGAATTACCCAAATCCATTTAATCCCAACACAACTATTTCGTTCAGTTTGCAAAGCTCGGATGCCCGATATGCAAAAATAGAAATCTATAATGCAAAAGGTCAAAAGGTGAAGTCATTAGACTCTGCACAATTTGATGGAAATGGCACATATTCAACCGTCTGGAATGGAACCGACAGCAATGAAAAATCTGTTTCCAGCGGAGTTTATCTGTACAGACTTCTGGTAAAAGATCAGGTTGTTTCTGCCAAAAAAATGAACCTGATAAAATAA
- the coaE gene encoding dephospho-CoA kinase (Dephospho-CoA kinase (CoaE) performs the final step in coenzyme A biosynthesis.) has protein sequence MNSSRPFLIAVTGGIACGKSAVCKWFENKNIKVYYSDKLAHEVLQENDVIQKLTDNFGDEILSNGKIDRKKLGKLVFNNPQKLAKLNRVIHPEVLRKIHEIILFSDSDYLVFEIPLLFESGLQNAFDLSMNIFSEECNQVERIEKRDKLSTNEGLQRIQAQMNSYDKQKLADINIENNGTIAELNQKLNNLWPLIKKMKKQDIQNIMKI, from the coding sequence ATGAACTCCTCCCGCCCTTTCCTGATAGCTGTAACAGGCGGCATTGCCTGCGGTAAATCTGCTGTTTGTAAATGGTTTGAAAATAAAAACATTAAAGTTTATTACTCAGATAAACTGGCCCATGAAGTTTTGCAGGAAAATGATGTAATTCAAAAATTGACCGATAATTTCGGAGATGAGATTCTGAGTAATGGTAAAATTGATAGAAAAAAACTGGGAAAACTGGTATTCAATAATCCTCAGAAACTTGCAAAATTAAATAGAGTAATTCACCCGGAAGTTTTAAGGAAGATTCACGAGATTATTTTATTTTCAGACAGTGATTATTTGGTGTTCGAAATTCCACTATTATTTGAAAGTGGTCTGCAAAATGCATTTGATCTTAGTATGAATATTTTTTCAGAAGAGTGTAATCAGGTGGAAAGGATAGAAAAAAGGGATAAGCTGTCGACAAATGAAGGTTTACAGAGAATTCAGGCACAAATGAACAGCTATGATAAACAAAAATTAGCTGACATCAATATCGAGAATAATGGCACAATCGCAGAATTGAACCAGAAACTGAACAACCTCTGGCCTCTGATAAAAAAAATGAAAAAGCAAGATATTCAAAATATTATGAAAATATAA
- a CDS encoding DUF559 domain-containing protein: MKIPYDSELLPIARKLRNNLTYYERKIWNYLLRDKQLCGYKFTRQKPILNYIVDFYSAKLLLVIEIEGEIHDYKLTYDNSRTERIKQLKIKIITIKNSEIEEDLEKTRDKLVKEIRNRENEILSNPLESPLVGGELGKK, translated from the coding sequence ATGAAAATTCCATATGATTCAGAATTGCTGCCAATAGCTAGGAAACTACGTAACAATTTAACTTATTATGAAAGAAAAATCTGGAATTATTTGTTACGAGATAAGCAATTGTGTGGTTATAAGTTCACAAGGCAGAAGCCAATTCTCAATTATATCGTAGATTTTTATAGTGCAAAATTACTATTAGTAATAGAAATTGAAGGTGAAATACATGATTATAAGCTTACCTACGACAATTCAAGAACTGAGCGAATTAAACAATTGAAAATAAAAATTATAACAATCAAAAATAGTGAAATCGAAGAAGATTTAGAAAAAACTCGAGATAAATTAGTAAAAGAAATTCGAAACCGAGAAAATGAAATTTTAAGTAACCCCCTTGAATCCCCCTTAGTAGGGGGAGAATTAGGGAAAAAATAA
- the cdaA gene encoding diadenylate cyclase CdaA, which yields MEILIPSLSDILDILIIAFILYRFIILLRKVGGYQVLIGIITAVVIYFAATFLELNMVTSLLQILKEYWVIVFIIIFQQEIRSLFTRLAQSHDLRSLFSSAKKSVYSPLLNAVSIMSFRKIGALIVFENNRKLNDYIESGELIDAQISVKLLLTIFNNKTILHDGAAIIRGDRIQAVKVVLPLSENIEYAQKFGTRHLAAVGITENTDAFSIVVSEETGRISVAKNGELITDLTIDELSQRIKDETR from the coding sequence ATGGAAATTTTAATTCCCAGTTTAAGTGATATTTTAGATATTTTGATCATTGCTTTTATTCTTTATCGTTTCATCATTTTACTGCGAAAAGTTGGTGGTTATCAAGTTCTTATCGGCATCATTACAGCAGTGGTGATCTACTTTGCTGCAACTTTCCTGGAATTGAATATGGTTACTTCATTGTTGCAGATCTTAAAAGAATATTGGGTGATTGTTTTCATCATAATTTTTCAACAGGAAATTCGTTCACTATTCACGCGACTTGCCCAAAGTCATGACCTTCGTTCACTTTTTTCCAGTGCCAAGAAATCGGTTTATTCTCCACTTCTGAATGCAGTTTCAATTATGTCTTTTCGTAAGATAGGTGCTTTGATCGTTTTTGAAAATAACCGTAAATTGAATGATTATATTGAATCTGGAGAACTCATTGATGCTCAGATTTCGGTTAAACTTCTACTAACGATCTTTAACAATAAAACCATTTTACACGATGGAGCTGCAATCATTCGAGGAGATCGAATTCAAGCTGTGAAAGTCGTCTTGCCGCTTTCCGAAAATATTGAATATGCCCAGAAATTTGGAACGCGTCATTTAGCTGCAGTTGGAATCACGGAAAATACAGATGCCTTTTCAATCGTAGTTTCCGAAGAAACAGGACGCATCTCAGTTGCCAAAAATGGTGAACTCATCACTGATCTTACCATCGATGAACTCTCCCAACGTATAAAAGATGAGACGAGATAA